A genomic segment from Asterias amurensis chromosome 6, ASM3211899v1 encodes:
- the LOC139938444 gene encoding SANT and BTB domain regulator of class switch recombination-like isoform X1, translating to MIRRDSPSRAVALDLILRTFMNSSDFNNMQSKNWDAISKLIPGSTPQECSRRFQELQSAAGDLSPVGHLSGLAARGKPAPRGRPGSGASKYQQPLHPLSTSEEKNNVLRQSDKEENQDVAESNQQNIPGNDKRESVLETEKKTLSPDSYGPNMVIHVCDEAKNVKKDFTCPRDLLVSEMRYFAEYLSSETQRWEEVDISVHCDVQIFHWLMSYVKRHCPGSQTRLVPNLEASNVISILISSDFLKMDSLVSECVEFCHKNMSAIVATPCNMNCINDKLCTRIADLFTDLEVDEVKDRKDKFKSKLICKKIEGMFEGNKPAATLYRCQHCKRLLTSELQSKLKCIASRMSINRQGNITYHHQRDPSWDINDYLLGLRADCKSWREVYWRLWATVNHLTCSRCKLVFPCSELGHCRFHPELPKFDNLVETVKSSAVGTYGCCQQKTLRFDPLNQNTGCQVKDHIVMISKQDETDAEEASHHSKHSKMSRDAEILDILLQRKDIMCIPPKSPEQERWQDINLFKSEETLCGIGEDGIGVKGHIQNIFPDDHLPASNQPDHSRSRDTVAGSSSDFDSSDDEMGDEEVTAKVSKHRHKRLIRKMSSKSSMGRDKHNSVTSVDSSASNISYRSRWDPERSLRFNQDAQREEDLKRSQMMVNHLAKMRTDLTERSEKSKPKEFAGGLFSRLEYQFKTSSQISKPTSQVTLQRAKTRANQLRTT from the exons ATGATTCGTCGAGACAGCCCTTCTCGGGCTGTGGCCTTGGACCTGATTCTAAGAACCTTCATGAATTCCTCCGACTTCAACAACATGCAGAGCAAGAACTGGGATGCTATATCCAAACTGATTCCCGGCTCTACACCACAAGAG TGTTCAAGAAGATTTCAGGAGCTTCAGTCTGCGGCTGGCGACCTTTCCCCTGTAGGTCACCTCTCTGGCCTAGCTGCGCGTGGTAAGCCTGCCCCTAGAGGGCGCCCTGGTAGCGGAGCCTCAAAGTATCAGCAGCCTCTTCATCCGCTGAGTACGAGCGAGGAAAAAAATAACGTTTTGAGGCAGAGTGATAAAGAGGAAAACCAGG ATGTGGCGGAATCAAACCAACAGAATATACCAGGAAATGACAAG AGAGAATCTGTGTTGGAGACAGAAAAGAAAACGCTATCACCTGATTCGTATGG acCCAACATGGTGATTCATGTATGTGACGAGGCTAAAAATg TCAAGAAAGATTTTACCTGTCCTCGTGACCTCCTTGTCTCCGAGATGCGTTATTTCGCTGAGTATCTTTCAAGTGAAACTCAGCGCTGGGAAGAAGTTGACATCTCAGTCCATTGTGATGTACAAATATTCCACTGGCTGATGTCTTATGTCAAACGGCACTGTCCCGGGTCACAGACGAGACTGGTGCCAAATCTGG AAGCAAGCAATGTGATTTCCATCTTGATATCTTCTGACTTCTTGAAGATGGATTCTTTG gtGAGTGAGTGTGTTGAGTTCTGTCATAAAAATATGTCTGCGATAGTAGCAACACCCTGCAACATGAACTGTATCAACGATAAACTATGCACAAG gaTTGCTGATcttttcacagacttggaagTGGATGAGGTGAAAGACAGAAAAGATAAATTCAAAAG CAAGTTGATTTGTAAAAAGATAGAAGGGATGTTTGAGGGCAACAAACCTGCTGCCACTCTGTACAG ATGTCAACATTGTAAACGTCTTTTGACATCAGAGCTTCAATCTAAACTCAAGTGCATTGCATCAAG GATGAGTATAAACAGACAAGGGAATATAACATACCATCATCAGAG AGATCCATCATGGGACATCAACGATTACCTCCTAGGCCTCCGAGCAGACTGCAAATCATGGAGGGAGGTTTACTGGCGTCTCTGGGCCACCGTCAATCACCTTACCTGCTCAAGATGTAAGCTGGTCTTCCCTTGCAGTGAGCTGGGACACTGTAGGTTCCACCCAGAACTGCCAAAGTTCGACAACCTGGTGGAGACAGTCAAGTCGTCTGCTGTTGGGACGTATGGATGCTGTCAACAGAAGACGCTGAGATTTGATCCTCTTAATCAGAACACG GGATGTCAGGTGAAAGATCACATTGTCATGATAAGCAAACAAGATGAGACGGATGCAGAGGAAGCTTCTCATCATTCCAAGCACTCTAAGATGAGTAGAGATGCAGAGATCTTAGATATTCTCCTCCAACGCAAAGACATCATGTGCATTCCTCCCAAGTCTCCGGAACAGGAGAG ATGGCAGGATATCAATTTGTTCAAGAGTGAAGAGACGTTGTGTGGAATTGGGGAAGACGGCAtaggggtcaaaggtcatatacAGAACATCTTCCCTGATGATCATCTGCCAGCTAGTAACCAG CCTGATCACAGTAGGAGTCGGGACACCGTGGCGGGATCCTCGTCAGACTTTGATTCCAGTGATGATGAGATGGGAGATGAAGAAGTTACAGCCAAAg TTTCTAAGCATCGTCATAAGCGATTGATTCGTAAGATGTCCAGTAAATCCTCCATGGGAAGAGACAAACACAACTCAGTCACATCTGTAGACAGCTCTGCATCAAACATTAG ttacAGGAGTCGATGGGATCCTGAACGCTCTCTGCGTTTTAACCAAGATGCCCAGAGGGAGGAAG ATTTGAAGCGGAGTCAGATGATGGTGAATCATCTAGCTAAGATGAGAACGGACCTCACGGAGAGAAGCGAAAAGTCAAAACCGAAGGAG TTTGCTGGAGGGTTATTCAGTCGACTTGAGTACCAGTTTAAAACCTCATCACAAATCTCCAAACCAACGTCGCAGGTCACACTTCAAAG GGCCAAAACGAGAGCTAATCAGCTTCGAACAACTTGA
- the LOC139938597 gene encoding coiled-coil domain-containing protein 62-like: protein MEGTSFSTPAVSYKPRDFTSASKRYSRLTTGNAQSSYEPYHSTPKQPSPGSAHITSYSTSSLPVGHSSGTAHSYVKGSPSVGMGKTSPSPNRVRAGSPSRGFASPPRHNYVSELETTTIQKQRKELHLLIGELQDRDRELNEMVASHQKQLLAWEQDRQKLLTLEQRYSRLEGELKSRSEQLKSQSTQLKVLESQDQSKELALQSTQKQLEQMSEKASAASRRAHELEEHTVQLNGMIRDLSSKVGQFEAREQELVTMLKLKDNDLAEASAHITDMSGKLKRFDRANKEIRQTEAATRKELATLKQKWNGEKQELDKMKGQLNEQNNTNTEQSIELGQLQGDLQALQQELTLAGEREKRKDQLLELQRSKQERTDAELTNLRQVYERQHRDLSLLQLNLDSKNEVLIRSQLSNSLHDEHTRSHNASRSPGNLSRKSHESSLPNNNSLIEGGLVDDNGEPGGPEFSSGDTEDLLTADSSGETQAETSPTSKLHRLLTESRQMVQNLEQTTLPPYMNKPNKQDEQSRANETGDQN, encoded by the exons ATGGAGGGAACATCGTTCTCCACGCCAGCAGTCAGCTATAAACCTAGGGACTTCACATCAGCCAGTAAAAGATATTCAAGACTAACAACAG GTAATGCACAAAGTAGCTATGAGCCATACCACAGTACGCCCAAGCAACCTTCTCCAGGCTCCGCCCACATTACTTCCTATTCAACGTCCTCCCTGCCTGTCGGCCATTCCAGTGGGACGGCCCACAGCTACGTGAAGGGCTCCCCCAGTGTTGGAATGGGGAAAACTTCACCGAGTCCGAATCGAGTCCGAGCTGGAAGTCCATCGAGGGGATTCGCCTCTCCACCGCGGCAT AATTATGTGTCGGAGCTTGAGACCACAACCATCCAGAAGCAACGCAAGGAACTCCATCTTCTCATAGGTGAGCTGCAAGACCGTGACAGAGAACTCAACGAGATGGTTGCATCTCATCAGAAACAACTCCTAGCCTGGGAACAGGATCGACAGAAACTACTCACATTAGAGCAACGCTATTCCAGGCTAGAAG GTGAGTTAAAGAGTCGGTCGGAGCAGCTAAAGAGTCAGTCTACTCAGCTGAAGGTTCTTGAGTCTCAGGATCAGTCCAAAGAACTTGCTCTTCAATCAACACAGAAACAGCTGGAGCAGATGTCGGAGAAAGCCAGCGCTGCCTCAAGACGTGCACATGAACTAGAG GAACACACTGTCCAACTGAATGGGATGATCCGTGACCTTTCCAGTAAAGTAGGACAATTTGAGGCCAGGGAACAAGAACTTGTGACCATGTTAAAACTAAAG GACAACGATTTGGCCGAGGCATCCGCACACATCACTGACATGAGTGGCAAACTTAAGAGATTTGATCGCGCTAACAAG GAGATTCGACAAACTGAGGCAGCAACGAGAAAAGAGCTGGCAACTTTGAAGCAAAAATGGAATGGAGAAAAACAAGAACTGGACAAAATGAAAG GTCAATTGAATGAGCAGAATAACACCAATACTGAGCAGAGTATAGAACTGGGACAACTACAAGGAGATTTACAGGCTCTTCAGCAGGAACTCACACTGGCAG GCGAAAGAGAGAAACGAAAAGACCAACTTCTTGAGCTTCAGCGCTCCAAACAGGAGAGAACTGACGCTGAATTGACAAACCTCCGGCAGGTGTACGAACGACAGCATCGAGATCTCTCACTCCTTCAACTCAATCTAGACAGCAAGAATGAAGTACTCATCCGATCACAACTCAGCAACTCACT ACATGATGAGCACACTCGCAGCCATAATGCCTCAAGATCACCGGGCAACTTATCGCGCAAAAGCCATGAGTCGTCCCTACCCAATAACAACAGCCTGATAGAGGGCGGTCTAGTTGATGACAACGGTGAGCCTGGTGGACCTGAGTTTAGTAGCGGTGACACTGAGGACTTGCTGACAGCCGACTCTTCAGGGGAG ACCCAAGCTGAAACATCGCCAACGAGTAAACTTCATCGATTACTCACAGAATCAAGACAGATGGTCCAAAACTTGGAACAGACGACACTTCCCCCTTACATGAATAAACCAAATAAACAG GATGAGCAAAGCAGAGCTAATGAGACTGGAGACCAAAACTAA
- the LOC139938445 gene encoding uncharacterized protein, with protein sequence MYALAGLSGAGVARQSKLPDDLSSTKSSRSTPRSSVMSLPVAGLNSSGDFDAEHRARRNPVSEGNLRLLTTVDCQQDVMCCRYNEDGTMLAAGFVDGSIKVYATDTGAALYNLVDDETSDAHLPCTSILFRPYTPGDKSLNLLLATYASGMVKFWHTSTCTCIHTTHENRQTLTVAYNKDVSMYITAGCDEKIYVYDDNTRKRIFTCQPSPSMNVMDGHRSRIFSLKFHPNKSEEFVSGGWDDTVQFWDTRTEHSIRKLIGPHVCGDALDIDPYHNHIVTGSWRKDLNLQIWDYASGSPIRTVPQDFNNSLLYCAQWLGKDNIAVGGCDANMVRVIDRGTLQTTGRLVDLPRGVYCLDNNRKGTVPKFVAGSSRYLYFMDMKQM encoded by the exons ATGTATGCCTTGGCCGGTTTATCGGGTGCTGGGGTGGCGAGGCAGTCAAAGCTTCCAGATGATTTGTCATCGACCAAGAGCTCGCGGTCTACTCCCCGTAGCAGCGTGATGAGTTTACCGGTGGCTGGGCTCAACTCCAGCGGGGACTTTGACGCGGAGCACCGGGCACGTCGGAACCCCGTCTCGGAGGGTAATTTGCGTCTTCTGACTACTGt AGATTGTCAGCAGGATGTTATGTGTTGTCGCTACAATGAAGACGGGACGATGCTAGCAGCAGGATTCGTAGACGGTAGTATCAAG GTGTATGCAACAGATACCGGTGCTGCTCTGTATAACTTGGTGGATGATGAGACGTCAGATGCTCATTTACCATGCACCAGCATCCTGTTCAGACCTTATACACCCGGTGATAAGTCTTTGAATCTACTCTTAGCCACAT ATGCTAGCGGTATGGTTAAATTCTGGCACACGTCTACCTGCACATGCATCCATACTACGCATGAGAACCGGCAGACGTTAACGGTGGCATACAATAAGGATGTATCGATGTACATCACTGCTGGATGCGATGAAAAGATTTATGTATACGATGATAACACCAGAAAGAGGATATTCACTTGTCAACCGAG tcCTTCCATGAATGTGATGGACGGACATCGTTCCCGCATCTTCTCTCTCAAGTTTCACCCCAACAAATCAGAGGAGTTTGTATCTGGAGGTTGGGATGACACTGTGCAGTTCTGGGACACCCGAACAGAACATTCAATAAG GAAACTGATTGGGCCTCATGTATGCGGTGATGCCTTGGACATTGATCCGTACCATAATCACATTGTGACTGGATCCTGGAGAAAAGATTTAAACCTTCAGATCTGGGACTATGCCTCAGGGAGCCCGATACGCACTGTGCCCCAAGACTTCAATAATTCACTG CTTTACTGTGCACAGTGGCTGGGTAAAGATAACATCGCTGTAGGAGGGTGTGATGCCAATATGGTCAGGGTCATCGATAGAGGAACACTCCAg acaaccGGCCGGTTGGTGGATCTCCCTCGTGGCGTCTACTGCTTGGACAATAACAGAAAAGGCACAGTCCCTAAATTTGTGGCTGGATCGTCAAGGTATCTCTACTTCATGGATATGAAACAAATGTAA
- the LOC139938444 gene encoding SANT and BTB domain regulator of class switch recombination-like isoform X2, which produces MIRRDSPSRAVALDLILRTFMNSSDFNNMQSKNWDAISKLIPGSTPQECSRRFQELQSAAGDLSPVGHLSGLAARGKPAPRGRPGSGASKYQQPLHPLSTSEEKNNVLRQSDKEENQDVAESNQQNIPGNDKRESVLETEKKTLSPDSYGPNMVIHVCDEAKNVKKDFTCPRDLLVSEMRYFAEYLSSETQRWEEVDISVHCDVQIFHWLMSYVKRHCPGSQTRLVPNLEASNVISILISSDFLKMDSLVSECVEFCHKNMSAIVATPCNMNCINDKLCTRIADLFTDLEVDEVKDRKDKFKSKLICKKIEGMFEGNKPAATLYRCQHCKRLLTSELQSKLKCIASRMSINRQGNITYHHQRDPSWDINDYLLGLRADCKSWREVYWRLWATVNHLTCSRCKLVFPCSELGHCRFHPELPKFDNLVETVKSSAVGTYGCCQQKTLRFDPLNQNTGCQVKDHIVMISKQDETDAEEASHHSKHSKMSRDAEILDILLQRKDIMCIPPKSPEQERWQDINLFKSEETLCGIGEDGIGVKGHIQNIFPDDHLPASNQPDHSRSRDTVAGSSSDFDSSDDEMGDEEVTAKVSKHRHKRLIRKMSSKSSMGRDKHNSVTSVDSSASNIR; this is translated from the exons ATGATTCGTCGAGACAGCCCTTCTCGGGCTGTGGCCTTGGACCTGATTCTAAGAACCTTCATGAATTCCTCCGACTTCAACAACATGCAGAGCAAGAACTGGGATGCTATATCCAAACTGATTCCCGGCTCTACACCACAAGAG TGTTCAAGAAGATTTCAGGAGCTTCAGTCTGCGGCTGGCGACCTTTCCCCTGTAGGTCACCTCTCTGGCCTAGCTGCGCGTGGTAAGCCTGCCCCTAGAGGGCGCCCTGGTAGCGGAGCCTCAAAGTATCAGCAGCCTCTTCATCCGCTGAGTACGAGCGAGGAAAAAAATAACGTTTTGAGGCAGAGTGATAAAGAGGAAAACCAGG ATGTGGCGGAATCAAACCAACAGAATATACCAGGAAATGACAAG AGAGAATCTGTGTTGGAGACAGAAAAGAAAACGCTATCACCTGATTCGTATGG acCCAACATGGTGATTCATGTATGTGACGAGGCTAAAAATg TCAAGAAAGATTTTACCTGTCCTCGTGACCTCCTTGTCTCCGAGATGCGTTATTTCGCTGAGTATCTTTCAAGTGAAACTCAGCGCTGGGAAGAAGTTGACATCTCAGTCCATTGTGATGTACAAATATTCCACTGGCTGATGTCTTATGTCAAACGGCACTGTCCCGGGTCACAGACGAGACTGGTGCCAAATCTGG AAGCAAGCAATGTGATTTCCATCTTGATATCTTCTGACTTCTTGAAGATGGATTCTTTG gtGAGTGAGTGTGTTGAGTTCTGTCATAAAAATATGTCTGCGATAGTAGCAACACCCTGCAACATGAACTGTATCAACGATAAACTATGCACAAG gaTTGCTGATcttttcacagacttggaagTGGATGAGGTGAAAGACAGAAAAGATAAATTCAAAAG CAAGTTGATTTGTAAAAAGATAGAAGGGATGTTTGAGGGCAACAAACCTGCTGCCACTCTGTACAG ATGTCAACATTGTAAACGTCTTTTGACATCAGAGCTTCAATCTAAACTCAAGTGCATTGCATCAAG GATGAGTATAAACAGACAAGGGAATATAACATACCATCATCAGAG AGATCCATCATGGGACATCAACGATTACCTCCTAGGCCTCCGAGCAGACTGCAAATCATGGAGGGAGGTTTACTGGCGTCTCTGGGCCACCGTCAATCACCTTACCTGCTCAAGATGTAAGCTGGTCTTCCCTTGCAGTGAGCTGGGACACTGTAGGTTCCACCCAGAACTGCCAAAGTTCGACAACCTGGTGGAGACAGTCAAGTCGTCTGCTGTTGGGACGTATGGATGCTGTCAACAGAAGACGCTGAGATTTGATCCTCTTAATCAGAACACG GGATGTCAGGTGAAAGATCACATTGTCATGATAAGCAAACAAGATGAGACGGATGCAGAGGAAGCTTCTCATCATTCCAAGCACTCTAAGATGAGTAGAGATGCAGAGATCTTAGATATTCTCCTCCAACGCAAAGACATCATGTGCATTCCTCCCAAGTCTCCGGAACAGGAGAG ATGGCAGGATATCAATTTGTTCAAGAGTGAAGAGACGTTGTGTGGAATTGGGGAAGACGGCAtaggggtcaaaggtcatatacAGAACATCTTCCCTGATGATCATCTGCCAGCTAGTAACCAG CCTGATCACAGTAGGAGTCGGGACACCGTGGCGGGATCCTCGTCAGACTTTGATTCCAGTGATGATGAGATGGGAGATGAAGAAGTTACAGCCAAAg TTTCTAAGCATCGTCATAAGCGATTGATTCGTAAGATGTCCAGTAAATCCTCCATGGGAAGAGACAAACACAACTCAGTCACATCTGTAGACAGCTCTGCATCAAACATTAGGTAA